The Suncus etruscus isolate mSunEtr1 chromosome 15, mSunEtr1.pri.cur, whole genome shotgun sequence genome contains the following window.
TATTGGCCATGCGCCTCTCCCGGTCCctcaggtctttctcctccagggACAGCGCCTCCTCCGGACTGCTGCGGCAGGCATAGCCGCGCGCACGTTAGAGGGGGCAGGCACAGGCGGCGCGCGGGGGGCGTGGTGGGTGGGGGGAGCGCAGGGGGTACAGGATGTGTAGGTGCACGTGGGATGACGGTGTGTGAGTGCATGCGGGGTGCAGGGTGTACACGGGGGTAGAAAGTTCGTGGGGTGCAGGGTACGTGAGATTCAAGGTATATGTGGAGTAAGGGTGTACACGGGGGTAGAGTGTACATGGGGCACACGGTATGGGTACCTGGCATATGTGGGGTATAGGTGTGGGGTACAGGGTGTATGTGGGGGCAGAATATATGTAAGGTACAGGTATGGAGTACAGAGTGTAGAGGTAGAGGGCAAATactagatacatatatatatacatatatatgtgaggTATGGGTGTAGGGTAGTATATGTGGGATGCAGGGTACTCGTGGGGGTACAGGTGTGTGGATACAGGGCTGAGTGACAGCCCAGCACCAAGGACAGCGGGCAGCTCCGTCACAAGTGCACAGTGGCCTGGGACATGCCAAGAAGCGAGTGTGGGGGTATAGGTGCAGCGCGTGGGCCCAGCCCCCAAGAGCTTTGCCAGGGCCCCGCAGGTAGGAGCTCCAGGGCAGGGGCCTGTCCTGTCCCTGTGCTACAAATCAACGACCTTCCCTGTTGGGCTCAGCAGCCCATTAATGGGGACCGACCCCGCCTCGCTGATGTGGGCAGCATAGCCTAGTCCTGAGGCCTCTCTTGAGCTGGATGTGGATGAACCCCTGACATCCTCTCTAGCTGACCAGGGACATCCATCCCCAGGTCCTAGTGGGCCCCGGAGCCCAGGACAAGCGCGCAGACCAAACTGACAGGCCAGGCCGTGGCCACTTCCTGCCCTCAAGCCCCTGTGGGGCATTGATCGGGTTGGCCACCCGGGTGCTTGGGCAGCAAGTGCGAGGTGGGGGGGCTGCCTGGAAAGCTGGGAGGGGGGACAGCAGAGCGAGAGCAGAGGGTGGGCACGAGGCCCCCCCAGGAGAGACGCAGAACCCTCAGAGCAGAGGGACAGCGGGCGGGCCCGGCCGGGTCCAAGCGATAGCTGCAGGAGAGAAAGGGTTAACGGCCACGGGGAACTGGGGTGGGGAAGCACAGGTGGGGGAGCGAAAGGGGGATTGGGATGAGGGGCAGTGGAACGAAGGGGGAAACAGGGCCTGTAGATGGGGTGATGGTCTCAGGGGCAACACTGACATTTGGGGCCAAGAACAGAACTGAGCCACACAGGAGTTTGGAGGGGTCAAGTGTGTCCTTTTCACAGAGGACACTGGAGCAGGCCAGGAGAAAGGCAAGCATGGGGACATGGAGAAGAGGGTTCAGGGCAGACAGGGACACTGGCATTTGGGGAGACTGTGGAGGGTGAGGGAGCCACAGTGAGGGGTGAGTGAAGGTCCCAGCAGAgcatgagaagaggaagaggaggaggggaactGGAGGCGGGGAGAGTTGGGGCAGGCAGGAGGACAGagtgggaggaagagaagaggaggggggttcGGGGGAGGGCAGGGGATGTGAAAGATGGGggcaggtggggagggcaagagccCCACTGTGTGAGGATGGAGGAGatagagggggaggaggaagaggagaatgggcagaagaggaaggggaggaggtggGAAAATATAGGGTAGTcaggagggagagggacagaaaaGAGGGGAGGAGCAGGGCAGTGCAGGGGGTGagtagggaagggaggggaacACAGCCATgctgggaggagggaggggaagaggggcagagggagaaaggggaaggaggagggcaGTGTGGGGCAGTGGCAGGGGCAGGAGGGAGGAGGCGCCAGAAGCAGGGAGGAGAGTCGCAGGGCGGGCGCGGCCCCCACTGACCTCGCACCTGCCGCTCCAGGTTGAGGATGACCGACACGGCCTGGTGCAGGATCAGCAGTTTGGTCTGAGGCTTCTCACTGTTGAGGTGCAGCTGGCACATGCGCCCCAGCTCCTTAAAAGCCTCATTGATGTCGCGGACCCGCAGCCGCTCCCGGGCGTTATTGGCCACCCGGCGCTCCTTCTCCCGCTCAGCCTTGTGCTCTGGGGGGACAAGGTCGTCCTCATCCTCGTCTGGGCTACGGGGGAGGGGGCCGGGCCAGAGGGAGACGGAGAGTGAGGCGCAGGGGGCGGGTTGCGGTGGGCTCGGGGCAGGGGGCGCGGGCGCGGGGTGTCGTGGGCACCTGGTGCGGGGCCGCTTGggctcctttttctcctcctccgaGTGCTCCGCCAGCCCGTTCTCTtcgtcctccttctcctcccGCTTGATCTCACCCGCTGGTGCCGCGCGCCCCAGGCCTGCTCAGGGCAAGGGtgagttgggggggggtgtcctggGACACGGCCAACCAGCCCCCCTCCACGTCGCATGGTTCCTGCGATGATGAGCGCTGAGGTGGCCAAGAAACACTAGCCCTTTCTTGTGAGAGTTCGGtagctgtttgttttgggggtgacgCACATTTAGGGTGACACTGTGAGGTTGAGCTCAATCCTCCAGTCTGAGCTCTGTCCTCGTCCTCTGCACCCAACTCGCCTCTAGCCTAGCACGTCCCATTGGGGGACTCCAGACAGTGAGGGTGAAAATCACGTCTATGGGGAAATAGGGAGCAGCACAAAACTAGGGGGCCAGGGTTGGAGAGGACAGTGGGGATGGCAACTGAGTCACTGATTCCCCGTAGGGTCTcaacccccaccaggagtgatccctgagcatatagccGGGAGTCagcactgagcagtgctcagcagGGTAGGGTAGGATCCCATAACAAAAATTCGAGGTTGTTGGGCTGAGTAGGGGTGCACAGAAGGAAAGGACTTAGGCTGGGAGGAGACAGCCTTTAACCTGCATGTGTGGGGCACTGAGCACCTCAAGAAGTAGAGAGCAGTCGGCTGCATGCCTAGAGGTGGGTGGGTCCTGCCAGGGCATGCATGACAGGCTGAGCCCGGCTGCATTCCCTGCTTACACACTGGGAAACTGGGTATTCTCCAAAAAAGGGGGACAGTGGGACCCCCAGAATCCCACCATGTGAACTGCATATGGGAGCCTGTGTACACTAAGGACCCCAGAGACTGGTTTTAGAAAGTTCTGGAATAGCCCCACTATGGGACTCCATGTGCATGGACCACCTGTCAAGAAGGTGGAGGACTGGACCCTGGCCCATGACTTCGGCCCCACTTAATCTCTCCAGGCATTGAGGCCCATTTCTTCTAAGACTGCTGGTCATTGGATAGTGCCTATGTACCCCCCAACTACCCAAGCTCCTCCTGGGGCCAGCCCGTCTTCTCCCCGCTTCTACCCAAACCACCAGCACCCCTGTTCCAAGGGCCTTATGCATTTGGTCAGAGCCTGGTTCCCaccatgcctcagtttcctcagccTGTGAGAACTGTGAGAAAGCTAGATGAGAACAAGGGAGTCCCTATGATCCAGCCACCGCAGGACTCTGCGTGTTGAGAGCCACCCCGGTCCCCTATACTGGAGTgcaggttttggggccagactcaCCACTGTAGGACTCGGGGGGTCGTGTGAGGTCAGGGAGGGTGCTGGGTTGGCTGGGAAGGGGAACAGGGTTATGCGCGAGGCTGGCAGTGCCTGAGAGGCTGTCCTCCGAGTGGCTACCTCCTCCTCCGACCTGCAAGAGAAGGGGGCTTAGCAGCACTGCACCAGACCACCCCAGCATGGCTTCCAGCCTGGAACACCCCCCAGCCCAGTCCCTCACCCAACCCTGCTCTATAGAGCCACACCTGCGCCCCGCCCACTGAAAGACCCTCCCCTTCCAAGCCATCCACCACTCCCTAGAGGCCCACCCCTACGCCCTATCCCTTAAGACTACGCCAACTCCCAGGCCCCACCCCTTCCACGCCCATTCACCAATCACTAGATTCACCCTTTGCCCCGCCCCACCCCTCACCATGCCCGAGTGCCGCCCGGACAGTGGCAGGGCTGGGCCGGGGAAGCCAGAGGCCAGAGGTCCGTGGCCAGGCAGCAGCCCGTGCAGGTCCCCCGCGGAGCCCACAGCGTGGCTGCGCAGCACATGGATGGCCTCGTCCAAGTGGTCCTCCAGCTTGCTCTGTGGGAAGGAGCAACAATGAGGCGGCTGTTCTGCGAGGACACACTTctggggttgttttttgggggaaggagggacggaggcccacactgggcagtgctcagggatcacccctactGGGCTcagaagcaccctacccattgtagtaTAGCTAGGGatcttggtttggttttattcGACCATACCCATGACATGACACTCAAGGTCTACTCAGTCTGCGCTTGGGAATTTAGTTCTGACAATGGCCAGAGAACCCTATGGGGTAGCAGGAATTGAACCTTAGCTGCTGTATTATTTTTGCAGCCCCCagggtgtttttattttggggaggtgggccacacctggttgtactcagagattattcctggctctgcactcaggaaatcactcttagtgggctcggggaccctatgggatgctgggaattaaagctgggttggctatgtggacggtaaatgctttatccactgtatATCTATCCAGCCCCAAGGTTCTGTTCTTTTATTGGGGAGGCCACACTGGCAGAGCCATTGtttaactcctggctccacactggggagtcatcttttttgttttgtttttgttttttgggtcacaatcggcagcgctcagggggaccatatgagatgccgggatttgaacaaccgaccttctgcatgcaaggcaaacactttacctccatgctatctctctagccatggagtcattcttggtggccatatgaggtgctggggattgaacctagggcaaAGCTAGTGCCCTCCCTGCCTCACAGTCTCTGGCAGCTgggtcatgactttatttttattttattatttattaatttattattttttggcttttgggtcacacctggtggtgttcagggattactcctggctctgcactcagaaattgcccctggcaggctcgggggatcctgtgggatgccaggaatcaaacccaggtccgcctctgttcggctgtgtgcaaggaaaatgctccactgctgtgctatctcttcagctcctggttttatttttctttcggggggtggggggtggggaataCCTGgcggtgcccaggagttacttatggctctgcgctctcagaaatcacctctggcaggctcaggggaccatatgggatgtagggaatcaaacccgggttacttctgagtcggccacatgctatcacagtgctatctctccagcccctgggtcaCGATATTAAAGCAAACATGACCACTGCCACACTGAGGAGCTGGTCCAGCCCCTTGGTGCCCAGGCACTAACATGCTCACACCTACTGCCCCCACAAGGTGGCGCCACACTCACCAGGCCATGCAGACCCCCATCATAGCTGGGCGATAAGGCACCGGGGGCTCCAGCTCTGGGCCACTGTGATGTTCCTGATTGAAAAAGGAAGTGCATGAAGTGCAGTGGAAGGCCCAGCAGCGGGCAGCAGAGAACTCTGAGCACCTGCAAGGCCCAGGAGGGCCACACGTGGGCACCCAAGAACGCAAAGCAGGTCCCTGGGCCATGAAGGCTAAAACAGGCCTCCGGACCCTCAAACTCACTGTCCCTGGACCCCTCGTACCTCCATCCCAGGGGCCTGGACAGCACTCAGAGCAGAGAGGTGGTGCCCAGAAAAACCTGTTCAGAAGCTCATAGTAGCCCCCTGGCTTAAGTAGGCTCATACAGGGCACACATGCATCCTATCTGAGCTGAAAGCCGAGTTCTGGGGTTACCTACTTCACCTACTCCATGCAGCCAGCCTCCCTAGATGCCAACAGGAGGAACCCCAAAAAATGTTGGGTTCCAGCATTCTGAATACAGAACAGTAAGAACAGCAGAACACCGGGGCCTGCAGGCACAAATTGGAGCCCTAAACCCACCCCTATGCCCTGCCCTCTCTAGCCCATGCACAGACCTGCCAAGGCCTGTGGGGAGCCCACAGGGGTCGGGGGGCTGGAGGAAAAGTTATTGCTCGAGTGATCCGGAGAGTAGATCTGTGAGTGGCAAGGAGAGAAAAACAGGCCTTGGAGTGAGAGGCCGGCCTTGGGGCTGGGGGCTGGTCTCACCCGCCATCCCAGCCTCTCTCAGGCCTCAATCCTCACCGAAGCCAATGCCTTCCCTAAGGCATCTCCAGAGCTGCCGGCAGTGGAGCCACGGGAGCCTGTGGGAGGGAAGAGTGATGGCCAGGCCATGTGTGGACCCCAGGCTGCAATGTCCCTGGCAAACCCGGGGGTGCAGGGGGACGTACCCAGAAGGCTGTCTGTTCCGCTGACGCTCACAGGGGGCGTGTGGCCGCTGTAAGTGGGGGGGCCGGAGAAGGATGACACGGCTGGCAGAGCCCCGCTCACCTCGGCTCCGTGCAGTGGGAAGCCCTGGGGAGAAGCAGAGGGGTCAGTGGTCAGCGGGTGTGGGGGCCCTAGGGTGCCGCCTGGGACTCCACCCCGGCCCTCCACAGGGCCTACCATGCGCTCGTGTTGCTGCAGACCCCCAAAGCTG
Protein-coding sequences here:
- the TCF3 gene encoding transcription factor E2-alpha isoform X2 → MNQPQRMAPVGTDKELSDLLDFSMMFPLPVPNGKGRPAPLATGQFGGSALEDRPSSGSWGPGEQNNASFDTSRAYGASAHFSEPPNGLPASTFVGSGLGGKGGERGSYPTFGRDASVGGLTQAGFLPSELTLSSPSPLSPSAVKGGSQYYPSYPRRRAADTGLDAQPKKVRKVPPGLPSSVYPSSSGEDYSRDPTYPPSKTPSSTYPTPFYMPDGSLHPSAELWSPQGQAGFGPMLGGASSPLPLSAGSGSFGGLQQHERMGFPLHGAEVSGALPAVSSFSGPPTYSGHTPPVSVSGTDSLLGSRGSTAGSSGDALGKALASIYSPDHSSNNFSSSPPTPVGSPQALAGTSQWPRAGAPGALSPSYDGGLHGLSKLEDHLDEAIHVLRSHAVGSAGDLHGLLPGHGPLASGFPGPALPLSGRHSGMVGGGGSHSEDSLSGTASLAHNPVPLPSQPSTLPDLTRPPESYSGLGRAAPAGEIKREEKEDEENGLAEHSEEEKKEPKRPRTSPDEDEDDLVPPEHKAEREKERRVANNARERLRVRDINEAFKELGRMCQLHLNSEKPQTKLLILHQAVSVILNLERQVRERNLNPKAACLKRREEEKVSGVVGDPQMVLSAAHPGLGEAHNPAGHL
- the TCF3 gene encoding transcription factor E2-alpha isoform X1, with product MNQPQRMAPVGTDKELSDLLDFSMMFPLPVPNGKGRPAPLATGQFGGSALEDRPSSGSWGPGEQNNASFDTSRAYGASAHFSEPPNGLPASTFVGSGLGGKGGERGSYPTFGRDASVGGLTQAGFLPSELTLSSPSPLSPSAVKGGSQYYPSYPRRRAADTGLDAQPKKVRKVPPGLPSSVYPSSSGEDYSRDPTYPPSKTPSSTYPTPFYMPDGSLHPSAELWSPQGQAGFGPMLGGASSPLPLSAGSGSFGGLQQHERMGFPLHGAEVSGALPAVSSFSGPPTYSGHTPPVSVSGTDSLLGSRGSTAGSSGDALGKALASIYSPDHSSNNFSSSPPTPVGSPQALAGTSQWPRAGAPGALSPSYDGGLHGLSKLEDHLDEAIHVLRSHAVGSAGDLHGLLPGHGPLASGFPGPALPLSGRHSGMVGGGGSHSEDSLSGTASLAHNPVPLPSQPSTLPDLTRPPESYSGLGRAAPAGEIKREEKEDEENGLAEHSEEEKKEPKRPRTRCPRHPAPAPPAPSPPQPAPCASLSVSLWPGPLPRSPDEDEDDLVPPEHKAEREKERRVANNARERLRVRDINEAFKELGRMCQLHLNSEKPQTKLLILHQAVSVILNLERQVRERNLNPKAACLKRREEEKVSGVVGDPQMVLSAAHPGLGEAHNPAGHL
- the TCF3 gene encoding transcription factor E2-alpha isoform X3; translation: MNQPQRMAPVGTDKELSDLLDFSMMFPLPVPNGKGRPAPLATGQFGGSALEDRPSSGSWGPGEQNNASFDTSRAYGASAHFSEPPNGLPASTFVGSGLGDAQPKKVRKVPPGLPSSVYPSSSGEDYSRDPTYPPSKTPSSTYPTPFYMPDGSLHPSAELWSPQGQAGFGPMLGGASSPLPLSAGSGSFGGLQQHERMGFPLHGAEVSGALPAVSSFSGPPTYSGHTPPVSVSGTDSLLGSRGSTAGSSGDALGKALASIYSPDHSSNNFSSSPPTPVGSPQALAGTSQWPRAGAPGALSPSYDGGLHGLSKLEDHLDEAIHVLRSHAVGSAGDLHGLLPGHGPLASGFPGPALPLSGRHSGMVGGGGSHSEDSLSGTASLAHNPVPLPSQPSTLPDLTRPPESYSGLGRAAPAGEIKREEKEDEENGLAEHSEEEKKEPKRPRTRCPRHPAPAPPAPSPPQPAPCASLSVSLWPGPLPRSPDEDEDDLVPPEHKAEREKERRVANNARERLRVRDINEAFKELGRMCQLHLNSEKPQTKLLILHQAVSVILNLERQVRERNLNPKAACLKRREEEKVSGVVGDPQMVLSAAHPGLGEAHNPAGHL